The DNA window CGGTCTGATCGCCGCGCTTTCCCGCGCCATCGGCCTCTGGGAGCCCTCGGCCTCGTCACCGGCCACGCCGCCCGGCTCGCTGGAGGTACACGAGCTGACGCAGCTCCTGTTCTCCACGTGGCGTCGTGGCGGCGCCTGGGACGAAGCGAGGCCGGAGCGCGAGGTGCTCCGCGCCGCCTCCGAGTCCCGCGACGCCAGCCCCATCGGCGCGTTGAGGGAGATGGTCCTCGACGCCCTCCACGACCTCGGCGAAGGCCGCTGGGTCCCCTGGGAGTCGCTGCAAGGCTACCTCGCCGCGGACGAGCGGATCGCGGGCGCGGAGAGGCTGGTCCGGCGCTGGGCAGAGCGCTCGGGCGTCGAGGCGACGGCGCCTCTGGAGATCACCCGGCGCATCGCCCTCGAGACGCTGCCTGCCCTGGGGATCCTCGATCTCGGCGGCGTGGAAGACGAGGGCAGCGGCCTCGCCCTGCGCCTCACCCCGCGCGGCCGGGCCCTGGTCGCCGGTGGCGCCCCGAGCGTCGACGGCAGCGGCAGCAAGTTCATCGACACCCAGGCCCTCCGCATCGGACCGACCGCCACCGTCGCGGCCGTCCTGGGCCTCGCGCCGTTCGCCGAGCTGGGCCGGGTGAGCGCCGAGCTCGATCTCGTGCTCACGCCGCCCTCCCTCGCCCGCGCCCTCTCCGTCGGCTTCGACAGCGACGCCGTGCGCGCCCGCATCGAGGCCGTCGCGCCCCTGCCCGACACCATCTCGCGCATCCTGGTCCAGGCCAGCGTGGTGATCGGCAAGGCGAGCTTCGTCGGCGCCTCCGGCTTCCTCTGGGTCGAGGACGCGGAGATCCGCGAGCTGCTCCGCACCCGCCGCCCCGCCGCCGAGATGTTCATCGACCCCTCGCCGCCCGGCGGCCTGCTCATCGAGGCGGGCGTCGACCTCGAGCGCCTCATCCGCCGCTGTCGGGCCCTGGGCGTCGAGATCGAGGCCGAGGTGGGCTCCCTGAAGGCGAGCCGGGTCACCCCCGCAGGCGGCACCGAGGCCCCCCAGCGCACCGCCTCGACCAGCGGCATGCGCCGCACCCGGACTCCTCCTCCCCGCGCCCGGTGACCACCGCGCCCGTCTGGCAGCGGCTCCTGTGGATCTGCTTCGCAGGAGCCCTCGGCTCGGGCGCGCGCTTCCTCGTCTCCCTCGGCGCCGAGCGCCTCGGGCAAGGGCAGGGGAGCTTCCCGTTCGGCACCCTGATCGTGAACGTCGTCGGCTCGTTCCTGATCTGCATGGTCATGGAACTCGCCGCCGCTGGCCTCGTCTCTCCCACACTCCGCCTGACCCTCACCACCGGCTTCCTGGGCGGCTTCACCACCTACTCCGCGTTCGCCTACGAGACCCTTCGCAGCGCCGAGGCCCGCCAGTGGTCGATCACCGCCGCGAACCTCGTCGCCACCCTCGTCCTCGGCCTCGGCGCCGGCGTGCTCGGCATGATCTGCGGCCGCAAGCTGGCCGGCGGCTGACCCCTCGCCTCGGCGCGCCGCCCTGGTACACGGTTCCCCAAGTTCGTCCCGGGTCCTCGGCCAGGCGATCTGCGAAGAAAGCAGGGGTAGCGACCATCGGGAGCGTAGGGGCCGACAGGCCCCTGACTCAGGGTACGCAGTACTAGCTCAGATCCATCGGCCAGCGCAGATCCATGGCCAGCCCCGTGATCCGCTGCAGCGCCTCCCGCAGGAACGACGCACTCGCCCGGCTCTGCGGGTTGTGGCGCAGACACGAGAACAGGAACGCCGCGATCTCCGCCGTCCGCTGATCCCCCGCCAGCTTCTTCAGCGGTGCCGGCAGCCCATCGTGCCCCACGTGTGCCGAGATCAGCGCCACATCACTCGGGCCATCGAACAGCGTCCGCCCTGTCAGCACCTCGTAGGCCAGACACCCGAAGCTGTAGATGTCGGCCGTCATCGGCGTTCCCACCGACCCCTCCGGCACCTCACCCCACACCTCGGGTGCACCGTAGTGCCCCGACGCGCAGCCCGGCCGCAGATGCCGCCCTGCCAGCCCGAAATCCACCAGCACCGGCTCCCGCCCGTTCCGCAGGATCACGTTCGTCGGCTTCACGTCGAGGTGTCCCACCCCGATCGCGTGCATCGTCTCCAGCCCCGCCAGGATCCCGTCGAGCAGCGCCAGCGCCCCCCGCATCGTCAGCCCGCGCGCGTCGAGCAGCTTGTCGAGCCGGATCCCCTCCACCAGCTCCATCACCAGGATCGGCTTCGGCCGCGCCGCCGCGTCGAACGTCACGAACCGCGGCAGGTTCGGGTGCTGCGGCAGCGCCAGCAGCGACCCCCCCTCCTCACGGAACAGCGTCAGGAACTCGTCTTCCGACACGCTCCGCGCCGCCGTGTGATCGTACTCGGGCACCTTCAGCGCCAGCCGCTCCGCGTGCGGATCGTGCCGCTCCTCGGCCCGCGTCACCACGAAGACGCTCCCTTGCGCCCCCCCGTCCAGCGACCGCTGCACGAAGAACCCCCCGATGATCCTCCGGCTCGGCAGCCACGACGGCAGCGGCTGATCCGGCAGCGACACCGTGTCCCGCGTGTTCCGCCGCCGCACGGGCAACGGCGCGATGTGCGGCAGCACCAGCGCGATCAGCTCCGCGAGCGCCCTCGGGATCGATCGCCGTGCCGCCTTGATCGCCACCTGGATCGACGGATGGAAGTTCTGCACCGTCTCGTCCGGGTGCTGCAGCGTCACCTCGACCGCGAGCCGCAGCGGCTCCGCCGCGTTCGTCAGCCGCAGCGGCTCCGTCACGCTGTTCGGCCCCGACGACCCGATCGTCGCCCCGTTGCCCTCGCCCCCGGGCACATCCCCGCAGCGCCGCCGTGCCCCCTCCGTGAGCTGGCTCAGCCGCGTCAGCGCGTCGCCGAACAGCCACAGCGCCGATGCCTCTCCGGTGATCGTCGACGCCAGCGAACTCAACGCCTGCGCCCCCTGGATCGCGTTCAGCGACCGCGCCAGCTTCGCCAGCGTCCCGCGCACGATCTCCGTCCGCTGTGACGCCCCTGCCGGCAGCTCCGTCACCAGCCAGTCCAGCGCTGCGAGCCGCGCCAGCGCGTGCCGCACCCGCGCCGCCTCCCGCGTCGCCATCTCGTGCGCCGACGGATCCCGCGCCAGGGTCGGCGGCGGCGCGAACAGCTCCGCGGGCACCCGATCCTCGGCCGGCTGCCGTGCGAACCGCGCATAGGCCAGCAGCAGCTGCGTCACGTCCGGGTGCATGCTCGCCTCGGCGAGCGCCTCCAGATCCGCCGGATCTTCGGCCCGCATCGCTGCGAACAGGAACACGTCCGCCGCATCGGCGACCCCGTCGCGCACCAGCGCGTCCAGCGCCCGCGCCACCGTTGCCGCGATCCCCCGCCGCAGCGGCGACGCCCGCTCGGCCCCCAGCCGCCGCAAGAGCAGGTTGCAGGCCGTCGTCCACCGCGCCCGCACTCGCCCCTTCCGCTCGACTTCCTCGCCGAAATCCGTCGTCTCGCTGTCGATCAGGTGCAGCAGCGCCCGCAGGTTCCGGAGGTGCATCACCTGGTGCGGCGCCTGCGACTCCGCCTTCGGATCCGAGCCGGGCAGCGATGCCCGCCCCGTCGACGGATCCTCCTGCGCCGCCGCGAGTTCCCGCAGCGGGAAGGTCCCCTCCACATCGATCAGCCACTTCGACAGCCGCTCGTCGAAATCGTCGAGCGCCGGCACCCCGCTCTGATCGTCGCTCGGCCGCCGATCCAGGAGCAGCAGGTGCTTCAGCGTCCCGGGCTCCAGCACGTCCGCGTCGAGGCTTCGCACCAGCTCTGCCGCGGCCCGCCGCGACAAGCTGCTCACGGGCCCCCGCCGGTCCGTGACCTCCAGCTTCTCCATCGACTTCATCACGTCGAGCGCCAGCGACATCGCCTTCTGCGCCTTCGTGTGCGCGTCCCGTGGACCTCCCTCCACGAACGCGATCACCCCCGCCTCCACCGCGTCGCGCAGCTCTGCGCTCTTCCCCCCGCCCGTCGACAGCTCGCTCTGGATCGCCCGCGCCAGGGCCACCAGACCATCGTCCGACTCCGCCGACATCGCCACCGCGACCAGCGCGTCCGCACACTGCGCCGCGGCCCGCGCCCCGAACGTCCCCGCCCGGCTCGCGTTCGCCGACCCGAAATGACGCCGCAGCCCCGCCACCCCTTCCGCGCAGTTGATCGGCGACGTCGCCACGATGGCGTCGAGCAGCTCCTCTGCGGCCTCCGGCTCCGCGTCGGCGGCCGTGTACAGCCCCCACAGCATCGCGTTCGGCAGCCCCGAATCCTTCGACGGCAGCGAGCCCTCCAGCAGCTCCATCGCCCGCTTCAGGCCCCGCTCTCCCTCCACCGCGATGTTCGCCACCACGCTCACCGCGCCGCGCCGCCACTCCGCGGGCGACAGATCCGGCGCCAGCATGTCACGCACGTCGTCACCGATGTCGGACAGCACCCCCGCCAGAAGCCCCCGCGCCGACGCGATGTGCCGCCACACCACCGTCTCTCGGTCCTCCAGCAGCGTCCTCCACGCCAGCGCCAGCGAATCCGCGTTCGCCTCGGCGCTCCGCCGCTTCCGCTCCCCCACGTTCCGGAACAGACGCAGCGGCAGATCATCCCCTTGCGTC is part of the Chondromyces crocatus genome and encodes:
- a CDS encoding fluoride efflux transporter FluC; its protein translation is MTTAPVWQRLLWICFAGALGSGARFLVSLGAERLGQGQGSFPFGTLIVNVVGSFLICMVMELAAAGLVSPTLRLTLTTGFLGGFTTYSAFAYETLRSAEARQWSITAANLVATLVLGLGAGVLGMICGRKLAGG
- a CDS encoding serine/threonine-protein kinase; translated protein: MRARGDYLEGLLDLASHTSRNIRRALFRQSLAALALADALDGPPPLDTLNPEALLRSVRIAMADGLLDDLSWLAPPAAGVAIYEIASALPLGPERRDLARRVLAQLYSGNAATFVAIATRMAASSGRGLSGAGIRARVALVLSLPVSSELAVDPLALALASRRDLARDWICAASTGSLPDRRLAAQLLERAAREATRRATQGDDLPLRLFRNVGERKRRSAEANADSLALAWRTLLEDRETVVWRHIASARGLLAGVLSDIGDDVRDMLAPDLSPAEWRRGAVSVVANIAVEGERGLKRAMELLEGSLPSKDSGLPNAMLWGLYTAADAEPEAAEELLDAIVATSPINCAEGVAGLRRHFGSANASRAGTFGARAAAQCADALVAVAMSAESDDGLVALARAIQSELSTGGGKSAELRDAVEAGVIAFVEGGPRDAHTKAQKAMSLALDVMKSMEKLEVTDRRGPVSSLSRRAAAELVRSLDADVLEPGTLKHLLLLDRRPSDDQSGVPALDDFDERLSKWLIDVEGTFPLRELAAAQEDPSTGRASLPGSDPKAESQAPHQVMHLRNLRALLHLIDSETTDFGEEVERKGRVRARWTTACNLLLRRLGAERASPLRRGIAATVARALDALVRDGVADAADVFLFAAMRAEDPADLEALAEASMHPDVTQLLLAYARFARQPAEDRVPAELFAPPPTLARDPSAHEMATREAARVRHALARLAALDWLVTELPAGASQRTEIVRGTLAKLARSLNAIQGAQALSSLASTITGEASALWLFGDALTRLSQLTEGARRRCGDVPGGEGNGATIGSSGPNSVTEPLRLTNAAEPLRLAVEVTLQHPDETVQNFHPSIQVAIKAARRSIPRALAELIALVLPHIAPLPVRRRNTRDTVSLPDQPLPSWLPSRRIIGGFFVQRSLDGGAQGSVFVVTRAEERHDPHAERLALKVPEYDHTAARSVSEDEFLTLFREEGGSLLALPQHPNLPRFVTFDAAARPKPILVMELVEGIRLDKLLDARGLTMRGALALLDGILAGLETMHAIGVGHLDVKPTNVILRNGREPVLVDFGLAGRHLRPGCASGHYGAPEVWGEVPEGSVGTPMTADIYSFGCLAYEVLTGRTLFDGPSDVALISAHVGHDGLPAPLKKLAGDQRTAEIAAFLFSCLRHNPQSRASASFLREALQRITGLAMDLRWPMDLS